In a single window of the Acyrthosiphon pisum isolate AL4f chromosome X, pea_aphid_22Mar2018_4r6ur, whole genome shotgun sequence genome:
- the LOC100168238 gene encoding ceramide synthase 6-like, whose product MSVFQPLIDAFWSPDIWLPPNTQWSDLEPNEWVQYTDHRHLIYPLPMAVVVLLIRYLLEKYCFSPFGLSLGIKSTKPKKAPNNDLLEKTFARNSKWNHKEVVGLAKRLDWTERQVERWMRLRRAQDKPSTLIKFCESSWRCFYYTFSFHYGLVFLWNKPWLLNIDYCWIGYPHQGVTRDTWWYYMMSLSFYWSLAVSQFFDVKRKDFWQMFVHHICTICLLSFSWICNFHRIGTLVLLTHDCGDIFLELAKMAQYAKYQKLCDFISVVFIFVWLLTRIGLFPFWILYSTSVNTSQVVNQMSPAYYIFNGLLFLLLGLHLYWTHLILRIAYLSWNAGKMDGDIRSSSSDEITVDDDSN is encoded by the exons ATGTCCGTGTTCCAGCCTCTGATCGATGCCTTCTGGTCACCGGACATCTGGCTGCCGCCGAACACTCAGTGGTCCGACCTGGAACCCAACGAATGGGTCCAGTACACCGACCACAGGCACCTGATCTACCCGTTGCCCATGGCCGTTGTCGTGTTGCTCATAAGATATTTGCTCGAAAA ATATTGTTTTTCGCCGTTTGGCCTGTCGCTGGGCATCAAGAGCACCAAACCAAAAAAGGCCCCGAACAATGACTTGCTAGAGAAAACGTTTGCGCGGAACAGCAAGTGGAATCATAAGGAGGTAGTGGGCCTGGCCAAGAGGCTTGATTGGACCGAGCGACAAGTAGAACGATGGATGAGGCTGAGGCGAGCACAGGACAAGCCTTCGACTCTCATCAAATTCTGTGAGAGCAG TTGGCGATGTTTCTATTACACATTTTCATTCCACTATGGTCTTGTGTTCTTATGGAACAAACCATGGTTATTGAATATAGATTATTGTTGGATTGGATATCCACACCAG GGTGTCACAAGAGACACATGGTGGTACTATATGATGTCATTATCATTTTATTGGTCATTAGCTGTTTCTCAATTTTTTGATGTCAAACGAAAAGATTTTTGGCAAATGTTTGTCCATCACATATGTACTATATGCTTGTTATCTTTTTCATGGATATGTAATTTCCATAGAATCGGGACTCTTGTGCTTTTAACACATGATTGTGGCGATATTTTCCTTGag cttGCGAAAATGGCCCAATATgccaaatatcaaaaattatgcGACTTCATTTCAGTAGTATTCATTTTTGTCTGGCTATTAACCAGAATTGGTTTATTCCCTTTTTGGATTTTGTACAG TACGTCAGTCAATACGTCCCAAGTGGTAAACCAAATGTCCCCAGCTTATTACATATTCAATGGACTACTGTTTCTTTTACTTGGTCTCCATCTTTATTGGACACACTTAATTTTGAGAATTGCATATCTTTCGTGGAATGCTGGAAAA ATGGATGGAGACATTCGTAGTTCTTCTAGTGACGAAATTACAGTAGATGATGACTCAAATTGA